The Candidatus Hinthialibacter antarcticus genome contains a region encoding:
- a CDS encoding prepilin-type N-terminal cleavage/methylation domain-containing protein has product MFRMSRSEHGFTLIELLIVVAIIGILAAIAVPNFLNAQVRAKIAKAEAEMRNVSTALESYRLDNNFYPPWMNENGSARNGSGSNIGISHRFHALTSPISYMGAIPIDPFIVSHFENQDAVYDTYDYVDAWSTVNWGNATSLGSSFRCGMWRLASAGPDATMSYGGVVNYTSSNGLQSWGDLVRVGPKASYPCDKTFVD; this is encoded by the coding sequence ATGTTCAGAATGAGTCGGTCAGAACACGGATTTACATTGATTGAACTGCTGATTGTTGTAGCAATTATCGGGATTCTGGCGGCAATCGCAGTCCCAAACTTCTTGAATGCGCAGGTAAGGGCGAAGATCGCCAAGGCCGAAGCGGAAATGCGCAATGTGAGTACAGCCTTAGAGAGTTATCGTTTAGATAACAACTTCTATCCGCCTTGGATGAATGAAAATGGATCAGCGCGCAACGGTTCCGGCTCAAATATTGGCATCAGCCACCGTTTTCACGCTTTAACGTCTCCGATCTCGTATATGGGAGCCATACCAATTGACCCATTTATCGTCAGCCACTTTGAAAACCAAGACGCCGTTTATGATACGTATGATTATGTTGACGCTTGGTCAACCGTCAATTGGGGAAATGCGACAAGTTTAGGAAGTTCTTTCCGTTGCGGCATGTGGCGCCTCGCCAGCGCAGGACCTGACGCCACAATGAGTTATGGAGGCGTTGTTAATTACACATCGAGCAACGGTTTGCAAAGTTGGGGTGATTTAGTCCGGGTTGGCCCCAAAGCGTCTTACCCCTGTGACAAGACTTTTGTCGATTAA
- a CDS encoding polysaccharide deacetylase family protein: MIKLIVRIGLLMSVMMALHGVVAETVAERLGYQADDVLLIIHADDMGMCRSANEACMECLDKGIVTSASVMVPCPWFPEAAQYFRENPDADMGLHLTLTAEWKKYRWGPVAPKSDVPGLLDPDGYFFHGVRSVVQSAKADEVEKEIRAQIEHAIKNGMKPTHMDSHMGTVYAHPAFWQAALKLSEEYNIPFMNFSASKWMLERAKRDGIQFPVEAANALAARGIPLIDSLPAIDDVPLEQTEEAYRELIANLEPGVHLLIIHPNVLTEESKAITGTHMKRNEEYKIFTNPETKKFIDEHNVKLIGWKDLQPLWNARKK; encoded by the coding sequence ATGATAAAACTGATAGTCCGAATTGGTTTATTGATGAGCGTGATGATGGCTTTGCATGGAGTGGTAGCCGAAACCGTAGCTGAACGCCTGGGGTATCAGGCAGACGACGTTCTATTGATTATTCACGCGGATGACATGGGCATGTGCCGCTCCGCGAACGAAGCGTGTATGGAATGCCTAGACAAAGGCATCGTCACCAGCGCCAGCGTAATGGTTCCTTGCCCCTGGTTTCCAGAAGCCGCCCAATATTTTCGTGAAAACCCCGACGCCGATATGGGGCTGCATCTCACTCTGACCGCTGAGTGGAAAAAATACCGCTGGGGGCCAGTGGCGCCCAAGTCGGATGTTCCGGGGTTGCTTGATCCAGACGGATACTTCTTTCATGGCGTGCGTTCGGTTGTGCAATCCGCCAAAGCCGATGAGGTAGAAAAAGAAATCCGCGCGCAGATTGAGCATGCAATCAAAAACGGAATGAAACCGACCCACATGGATTCTCACATGGGGACGGTTTACGCGCACCCTGCCTTTTGGCAAGCCGCGCTGAAACTTTCAGAGGAATACAACATTCCATTTATGAATTTCAGCGCCTCAAAATGGATGCTCGAACGCGCCAAACGCGACGGTATCCAGTTTCCCGTCGAAGCGGCGAACGCGTTGGCGGCGCGCGGCATTCCGTTAATCGACAGCCTGCCCGCGATTGACGACGTCCCCCTCGAACAGACGGAGGAGGCCTACCGCGAGTTGATCGCCAATTTGGAGCCGGGCGTCCATCTGCTGATTATTCACCCCAATGTTTTGACGGAAGAATCAAAGGCGATTACCGGGACGCACATGAAGCGCAATGAAGAATACAAAATCTTCACCAATCCCGAGACGAAAAAATTCATTGATGAACACAACGTCAAACTGATCGGTTGGAAAGACCTCCAACCGCTTTGGAATGCCCGTAAGAAGTAA
- a CDS encoding amidohydrolase, translating into MNANPADLAVIDANVWSAPGETRAEAVAIRDGRILAVGSTHAIEEWIAPSTTIIEGRGRFVAPGFIDSHVHFLEGGFQLSSVQLQDCASEEKFVEAIRRFAETLQPDEWILGGNWNHYLWGGEMPRRDWIDAVTPRNPVWIDRHDGHMALANTLAIERAGLAANVAEIDGGEIERNPDGSLTGVFKDNAMILIQRVLPKPTTEQSGKALQAAMQHVAAQGVTSIHHMGSWDDLAVFKKSHTTGDLKTRIYAAVPISTWEPLRDEVEANGRGDEWLRIGALKGFLDGSLGSKTAQFFEPYLDDPDNDGLLVESPQELYEKIQPADKAGLHVLMHAIGDRANHEILNVFERVIEANGPRDRRFRIEHAQHLRPDDIARFHTLNVIASMQPYHLMDDGCWAEAAIGAKRSSVTYAFRSLLDAQARLAFGSDWFVAPPTPLEGIYAAVSRRTKDGNHPDGWTPLQKITAEESLQAYTTDAAYASFEEEQKGALKPGMYADLVIIDHDIAEISSDEIAKAHVDLTLVNGDIVFENNAE; encoded by the coding sequence ATGAACGCCAATCCCGCTGACCTCGCCGTTATCGACGCCAATGTTTGGAGCGCTCCTGGAGAAACCCGCGCCGAAGCGGTCGCCATTCGCGACGGGCGCATTCTTGCGGTCGGCTCCACCCACGCCATCGAAGAATGGATCGCGCCTTCAACCACCATCATCGAAGGGCGCGGACGGTTTGTCGCGCCGGGCTTTATTGACTCGCACGTCCATTTTCTCGAAGGCGGCTTTCAGCTGTCGTCCGTCCAATTGCAAGATTGCGCTTCAGAAGAAAAATTCGTCGAAGCCATCCGCCGCTTTGCTGAAACCTTGCAACCAGACGAGTGGATTCTCGGCGGCAACTGGAACCACTACTTGTGGGGCGGCGAAATGCCGCGCCGCGATTGGATCGACGCGGTCACGCCGCGTAATCCGGTTTGGATCGACCGCCACGACGGACACATGGCGCTAGCCAACACCCTCGCCATCGAACGCGCGGGCCTGGCGGCAAACGTCGCCGAGATCGACGGCGGCGAAATTGAGCGCAACCCCGACGGCTCGCTCACCGGGGTCTTCAAAGACAACGCCATGATTCTCATTCAACGGGTGTTGCCCAAGCCCACGACGGAGCAATCGGGCAAAGCGCTGCAAGCCGCGATGCAACACGTCGCCGCGCAAGGCGTCACCAGCATTCATCACATGGGGTCTTGGGATGATTTGGCGGTTTTTAAAAAATCACACACCACTGGAGACCTCAAGACGCGCATTTACGCGGCGGTCCCGATTTCGACTTGGGAACCCCTACGCGACGAAGTCGAAGCCAACGGACGCGGCGACGAATGGCTGCGCATCGGCGCATTGAAGGGTTTTCTAGACGGTTCGCTGGGTTCAAAAACCGCGCAGTTTTTTGAGCCGTATCTCGACGATCCCGACAACGACGGCTTGCTTGTTGAGTCGCCGCAGGAACTCTATGAAAAAATCCAACCCGCAGACAAAGCAGGCTTACATGTGTTGATGCACGCCATCGGCGACCGCGCCAACCATGAAATACTGAACGTCTTCGAGCGCGTCATTGAAGCCAACGGCCCGCGCGACCGGCGCTTTCGCATCGAACACGCCCAGCACCTGCGTCCCGACGATATCGCCCGTTTTCATACGCTGAACGTCATCGCCAGTATGCAGCCCTATCACCTGATGGACGACGGCTGTTGGGCCGAGGCCGCCATCGGCGCCAAGCGCAGCAGCGTGACCTATGCGTTTCGTTCGTTGCTCGACGCACAAGCGCGGCTGGCGTTTGGGTCGGACTGGTTCGTCGCGCCGCCTACGCCGCTGGAGGGAATCTACGCCGCCGTCTCCCGCCGCACCAAAGACGGCAATCACCCCGACGGTTGGACGCCGCTGCAAAAAATCACCGCTGAGGAATCATTGCAAGCGTACACCACCGACGCCGCCTACGCTTCGTTTGAAGAAGAGCAAAAGGGCGCTCTCAAGCCTGGAATGTATGCGGATTTAGTCATCATCGACCACGACATCGCCGAAATATCAAGCGATGAGATAGCGAAAGCGCATGTCGATTTAACTCTGGTCAACGGCGATATCGTCTTCGAAAATAACGCCGAATAA